From Bradyrhizobium sp. 4:
AGCGTGGTAAAGCCCTTGCGCTGCCACAGCGAGACCAGCTCGGCTTGCATGGTGATGCGGGTCAACGAATCGAGCTTGCCCAGCGGCTCGTCGAGGATGAGGATTTTCGGATCGTTGACCAGCGCGCGGGCCAGTGCGACGCGTTGCGCCATGCCGCCCGAGAGCTGGTGCGGATAGGCATTGCGGAAGGACGATAGCCCCACGAGATCGAGGGCGGCATCGACGCGGTGACGCTGGCTCTTCAAGATGCCCTGCGCCTCCAGCCCGAGCGCGACATTGTCCCAGACTGTGCGCCAGGGAAACAAGGTCGGATCCTGGAACACGACAACGCGCGACGGGTGCGGTCTCGTGATGCGCGCCTCGTCCTCGCGCAGCGTTCCGGACCGGGGCTTGTCGAGGCCTGCGACGAGGCGCAGCAGCGTGGACTTGCCGCAGCCGGAGGGACCGAGCAGCGCAACGAACTCGCCCGGCTCGACGGAGATGCTGACGTCGCTGAGCACCGGCAGCTCGGCGCCGTCGATGTCGAAGGCGTGGCTGACCTGCTCGATGTCGAGCGCGGCGCCCGCGGCCGAGTGAGCGTCGATTTCAGCCAGTGCAGTTGCGGCTACCATTTCACGGTCCCCTTCTGCCAGACCAGCAGGCGATCGCGGATCGCAAACAGCAGCGTGATCGCGCCGGAGCAGAGCAATGACATCACGATCAGCGCCGCATACATATTGGCGTAGGCGGCCCAGCCCTGCGCCCATTGCAGGTACCAGCCGAGGCCGGCCTTGACACCGATCATCTCGGCGACGACGAGCACGGCAAAGGACGAGCCGAGCCCCATGAACAGGCCGACGAAAACGTGCGGCAAGGCCGCGGGGATTGCGACCTTCAACACCAGGAAGGACGGCTTTGCCCCCAGCGTCCGCGCGACGTCATAGTAGGCGTTGCTCACGCTCGCGACACCCGACCAGGTCAACACGGTGACCGGGAACCCCGTTGCCAGCGCGATCAGAAAGGTCGACGCGCTCCAGCTTGACGGGAACGTGAAGAAGGCGATCGGCAGCCACGCGGTCGCCGGCAGCGGGCCGATGAAGCGCAGCACCGGGTGCACCCAATAGCCGACCGCGCGCGACCAGCCGATCGAGACGCCGGTCAGGAAGCCGACCGTCGCGCCGATCAGATAACCGCCGAGCTGGAGCTTGACCGAGGCGAACACGCTGTCGAGCAGTTTCGGCAGATCGTCGGTGTAGACCTCGATGATCGACTGCGGCGGCGGGAAGAACGGCAATGGCAGCCAGGCGAATTTCGCCGTCGCGACTTCCCACAGGGTCAGGACGACGCCGAGCACGACGAGCCACGGCGCGCGCTGGCGCAAGGCCCGGCCCGTCGAACCGAGGTAATCGGCGCCGACCGTCCCGAACAGCGCGATCGCTGCGATGACAAGTGCGGCAATGCCGAGCGAATGGGTCCGCGACCAGTCGCCGACGTCCTCCCACCACAGGCAGGACAGCCCGAAGGCAATCCACGCCACGCTGGCGAGAATGCCGACACCGGAGTCCCGGACCCAGCTCGTCAGCCACGGTGCGCGCGAGAGGCGCGGCGCGCCGGAGGCAAGGCCGTCAGACAGCGAATACGTCGACATAGATGCGCTCCGCAAATCTGGCCGTATCCGTGCTCTGCTTGAACACCTGCACGCTCTTGAGATCGTCGGCATAGGCCTTGAGCTCGCGCTTCAGGACTTCGCCGACGGGGTGATGGTGATGGGTGTGGTAGCGCACCATACCCTCGATATCCGTGAGCGACGCCGTCTTCGGCGCGTAAGGCTGGAACGATTTCGCCGTCACCGACGGATTTTGCGCAGTGAACATCGCGGCATCGAGCAGCGCCTGCGTCAGGGCGCGCGCGACCAGCGGCTCCTCGCGTACCAGGCTGCCGCGCAGGCCGAGGATGCAGCAGCTCTTGTCGCGATATTCGCCATCGAGATTGGAGGCGACCTCCTTGTACTGGCTGTCCTTGAGCCAGAGATAACCCAGCGGGTCGGACGACAGGAATGCCTGCACCTCGCCCTTCTCGACGGCGACGTTGAGAAGGTTGCCGGGATATGCGCGCCAGTCGACATCCTTGTTCGGATCGATACCGAGCTTGGCGAGCTGAATGGAGAAGAAATTCTTGTCTGGGCCGCCAAGATCGCCGACCGCGACGATCTTGCCCTTGAGATCGGCGAGCTTGCCCACGCTGGAATCGGCACGGGTCAGGACCCGCATGCAGCCGCCATGGGTGCCGGCGGCGATCTTGACGTCAAAGCCCTGCTCCAGCGGCTTCAGCCAGCGCAACGCCATGCCGAGCCCGGCATCGCTCTTGCCGGTCGCGATGGCCTCGAGCAGCTGGTCGGTCGAACCGGAATAGTTGATGAACTCGACGTCGAGATTGTGCTTCTGGAAGAAACCGTGCTCGATGGCGACCGGCACCGGGGCGAGACAGACCGCGCCGGCGTTCCAGGACAGCTTGAGCTTGCGCGGCGCGC
This genomic window contains:
- a CDS encoding ABC transporter substrate-binding protein, which translates into the protein MNDDDKHGEARPDRRHLLQAGLAAAFAAPLGAFGAAQAFAPRAIAPGVDLSEFPLCRTASDVPALTGAPRKLKLSWNAGAVCLAPVPVAIEHGFFQKHNLDVEFINYSGSTDQLLEAIATGKSDAGLGMALRWLKPLEQGFDVKIAAGTHGGCMRVLTRADSSVGKLADLKGKIVAVGDLGGPDKNFFSIQLAKLGIDPNKDVDWRAYPGNLLNVAVEKGEVQAFLSSDPLGYLWLKDSQYKEVASNLDGEYRDKSCCILGLRGSLVREEPLVARALTQALLDAAMFTAQNPSVTAKSFQPYAPKTASLTDIEGMVRYHTHHHHPVGEVLKRELKAYADDLKSVQVFKQSTDTARFAERIYVDVFAV
- a CDS encoding ABC transporter permease subunit — encoded protein: MSTYSLSDGLASGAPRLSRAPWLTSWVRDSGVGILASVAWIAFGLSCLWWEDVGDWSRTHSLGIAALVIAAIALFGTVGADYLGSTGRALRQRAPWLVVLGVVLTLWEVATAKFAWLPLPFFPPPQSIIEVYTDDLPKLLDSVFASVKLQLGGYLIGATVGFLTGVSIGWSRAVGYWVHPVLRFIGPLPATAWLPIAFFTFPSSWSASTFLIALATGFPVTVLTWSGVASVSNAYYDVARTLGAKPSFLVLKVAIPAALPHVFVGLFMGLGSSFAVLVVAEMIGVKAGLGWYLQWAQGWAAYANMYAALIVMSLLCSGAITLLFAIRDRLLVWQKGTVKW
- a CDS encoding ABC transporter ATP-binding protein, producing MVAATALAEIDAHSAAGAALDIEQVSHAFDIDGAELPVLSDVSISVEPGEFVALLGPSGCGKSTLLRLVAGLDKPRSGTLREDEARITRPHPSRVVVFQDPTLFPWRTVWDNVALGLEAQGILKSQRHRVDAALDLVGLSSFRNAYPHQLSGGMAQRVALARALVNDPKILILDEPLGKLDSLTRITMQAELVSLWQRKGFTTLLVTHDAEEALVLANRVIVFSDRPARVKADIRVDRPYPRHRGDPYLADLRRQILGLLGLDATW